The Alteromonas stellipolaris genome includes a region encoding these proteins:
- a CDS encoding ribonuclease J: MNLNLYGHDGKWLMVDCGVSFDEPLIPPYRYTGTKKQTHHRVVAPDPAFIAAQKENIAGIVITHAHEDHVGALPYLWARFQCPIYTTSFTAEVLRRKLAQTKLANKVPIVEIASEQTLTLGPFDVSWLSVTHSLPEPYALKIATSAGTVLHTADWKIDAQPITGKPFDSNTYRALGNENILAMVGDSTNATKPGFSISERNCYDGLLSTVKPLQGRVVVTCFGSNIARLITLARVAQKTGRYVALYGRSLINMYSIARQQGIWPVDLPVADAFHLGYLPPNEVLGVATGSQGEKNTALSRMANDSHPHLQLDKGDTVIYSAIAIPGNEDSIKRVNNVLSARGVKVIMSEESQLPIHASGHPCAEELKLMYHWVKPQIAIPVHGEEVHLKAHAMIAKECGVKKHYVGQNGDLYRLAPQPSIRRQVINTGRVPVQQD; encoded by the coding sequence ATGAACCTGAACCTGTATGGGCATGACGGCAAATGGTTAATGGTAGATTGTGGAGTGTCGTTCGATGAACCGCTTATTCCTCCTTATCGCTATACTGGTACAAAAAAGCAAACCCATCACAGGGTAGTTGCGCCAGATCCCGCTTTCATTGCGGCGCAAAAAGAGAATATTGCCGGCATTGTTATCACTCATGCGCATGAAGATCATGTAGGCGCATTACCGTATTTATGGGCACGTTTTCAGTGCCCCATCTATACCACTTCTTTTACTGCCGAAGTATTACGCCGTAAACTTGCGCAAACCAAATTAGCCAACAAAGTACCTATAGTAGAGATAGCCTCTGAGCAAACGCTGACATTAGGGCCCTTTGATGTAAGCTGGTTATCAGTAACCCATTCGCTGCCCGAACCTTATGCGTTAAAAATAGCCACGTCAGCGGGCACGGTTTTACATACTGCCGACTGGAAAATTGACGCGCAGCCAATTACCGGTAAGCCTTTTGACAGTAATACCTATCGCGCATTGGGGAACGAAAACATTCTTGCCATGGTTGGAGATTCAACCAACGCGACAAAACCAGGTTTCTCCATCTCTGAACGCAATTGCTACGACGGTTTGTTGAGCACAGTTAAACCACTGCAGGGCAGAGTCGTCGTTACCTGTTTTGGTAGTAATATCGCGCGATTAATTACCCTAGCTAGGGTGGCCCAAAAAACCGGGCGTTACGTTGCTCTATACGGGCGCTCTCTTATCAATATGTACAGCATTGCCCGCCAACAAGGAATCTGGCCTGTAGACTTGCCAGTGGCAGATGCGTTTCATTTAGGCTACTTGCCACCAAATGAAGTGCTCGGTGTGGCAACAGGCAGTCAGGGGGAGAAAAATACCGCCCTTTCTAGAATGGCCAACGACAGTCACCCTCATTTACAATTAGACAAAGGCGATACCGTTATTTATTCCGCTATTGCAATACCGGGTAACGAAGACAGCATTAAGCGAGTAAATAATGTGCTTAGTGCTAGAGGCGTAAAAGTAATCATGAGTGAAGAGAGTCAGCTGCCTATTCATGCAAGTGGTCACCCATGCGCCGAAGAACTCAAACTCATGTACCATTGGGTGAAGCCACAAATTGCTATTCCTGTGCATGGCGAAGAGGTGCACCTTAAAGCTCATGCGATGATTGCCAAAGAATGTGGTGTAAAAAAACACTACGTGGGGCAAAACGGTGACTTGTATCGGTTAGCTCCTCAACCAAGCATTCGACGGCAAGTTATTAATACTGGGCGAGTTCCTGTTCAGCAAGATTAA
- a CDS encoding YceH family protein: protein MTTPLSDMEARVIGVLLEKSVTTPEQYPLSLNALTNGCNQKSNRLPVTQLTEDEVIKILDGLKGKRIVQASSGYGSRVDKYSHRFCNTEFGDIKLSDHQQAIITELLLRGPQTPGELRGRCQRLAQFADISDVEATISSLLAYQPDALIFSLPRESGKREIRYNHTFCQRGGYNDNGESESKSESADTVETLKAALLEVKATLADLESRINDLSSDD, encoded by the coding sequence ATGACCACACCTTTATCTGATATGGAAGCACGTGTTATTGGTGTACTACTTGAAAAGTCAGTGACTACGCCCGAACAATACCCTTTATCGCTTAATGCGCTCACCAATGGATGTAACCAAAAAAGTAACCGATTACCCGTCACTCAGTTAACTGAAGACGAAGTCATTAAAATACTTGATGGATTGAAAGGTAAACGAATTGTTCAAGCTTCATCAGGCTATGGTAGCCGAGTAGACAAATATTCCCACCGTTTTTGTAATACCGAATTTGGAGATATAAAACTTAGCGATCATCAGCAAGCCATTATTACCGAACTCTTATTGCGCGGACCGCAAACACCCGGTGAATTGCGAGGTCGGTGCCAGCGTTTAGCACAATTTGCTGATATCAGCGATGTAGAAGCAACCATCAGCAGCTTACTTGCTTACCAGCCAGATGCACTTATTTTCTCATTACCAAGAGAGTCTGGTAAAAGAGAAATACGCTATAACCACACATTTTGTCAGCGAGGTGGGTATAACGATAACGGCGAAAGTGAAAGCAAAAGCGAAAGTGCTGATACCGTTGAAACACTAAAGGCGGCTTTACTAGAAGTAAAAGCCACCCTTGCCGATTTAGAATCAAGAATTAATGATTTATCGTCAGACGACTAG
- a CDS encoding DUF2789 domain-containing protein → MFTEQPTMSSLFEQLGLDSSDEAIDSFIETHKGLNKSQHIFQAPFWSESQAAFLKTAIEDDADWAEIIDQLNVRLH, encoded by the coding sequence ATGTTTACTGAACAACCGACTATGAGCAGTTTGTTTGAACAGTTAGGGCTAGATAGTAGCGATGAAGCAATAGACAGTTTTATTGAAACGCACAAAGGCTTAAATAAGAGCCAACATATTTTCCAAGCGCCCTTCTGGTCTGAAAGCCAAGCAGCTTTCTTGAAAACGGCTATCGAAGACGACGCCGATTGGGCTGAAATTATCGACCAACTCAATGTGCGTTTGCACTAG
- a CDS encoding DUF2750 domain-containing protein, with translation MTTQHPLLQMNAFERLEASVELIKTSGKLFILKDEHGCVMLTTDDEDGIPVWPESSLALLWATEDWSDCEAMEISTKDFLTKWVGGMTQDNLTVMVCPVPGEEGEVMEPEEFAQQI, from the coding sequence ATGACAACTCAACACCCATTATTACAGATGAACGCATTCGAACGCTTAGAAGCCAGCGTTGAATTAATTAAAACGTCGGGCAAACTTTTTATTCTTAAAGATGAACATGGTTGCGTGATGTTAACGACAGACGATGAAGATGGTATTCCAGTATGGCCGGAATCATCTCTTGCTTTGCTATGGGCAACTGAAGACTGGTCAGACTGTGAAGCGATGGAAATTTCTACCAAAGACTTTCTTACCAAATGGGTGGGCGGCATGACGCAAGATAACCTTACGGTGATGGTTTGTCCGGTACCAGGAGAGGAAGGTGAAGTGATGGAACCAGAGGAATTTGCACAGCAAATTTAA
- a CDS encoding LysR family transcriptional regulator, whose amino-acid sequence MDIRFLTTFIEVAKTRHFGKAAENLYLTQSAVSARIKLLEEYFHTTLFIRQRNSIQLTQSGEKLLPYARQLCSTLNEAKQELQIQSSEYVVCGATQLASELMLPTTLSHLHNTFPDWSVKAEVLSLDGLSRQLHERVTDLAFSTEPLKSEEVKSEVLLENQLGLYRIGEGSDVVDAAEFVAIDWGSKARDLLLTLYPQLRDAKLRTNSLNLALNNLQYEGGVAVLPEGAVNQLDPTIAISLIQPLEGITMKVYLHTMKQVRRVGLEALITSVSAIHPA is encoded by the coding sequence ATGGATATACGCTTTCTCACCACATTTATTGAAGTTGCAAAAACCCGACATTTTGGCAAAGCAGCTGAAAATCTTTATTTAACGCAATCTGCGGTAAGTGCGCGGATCAAGTTGCTAGAAGAATACTTTCATACCACGCTTTTCATACGTCAGCGAAATAGTATTCAGCTAACCCAATCGGGTGAAAAGCTGTTGCCGTACGCACGGCAGCTTTGCAGTACGCTAAATGAAGCCAAGCAAGAACTGCAAATTCAGTCTTCTGAATATGTGGTATGCGGGGCAACGCAGTTAGCCAGTGAATTAATGTTGCCTACCACCTTAAGCCACCTTCATAACACATTTCCTGATTGGTCTGTTAAAGCAGAAGTACTTTCTCTCGATGGCCTGTCTCGTCAATTGCACGAGCGGGTAACTGATTTGGCTTTTTCAACCGAGCCGCTAAAGTCAGAAGAAGTTAAAAGTGAAGTGTTACTAGAAAACCAATTAGGGTTATACCGAATTGGCGAAGGCAGTGATGTAGTCGACGCGGCAGAGTTTGTAGCCATTGATTGGGGCAGCAAAGCCAGAGATCTATTGCTTACGTTATACCCTCAACTTCGTGATGCTAAATTACGTACGAACTCGCTCAACTTAGCGCTTAATAACCTACAATATGAGGGTGGCGTTGCTGTACTTCCTGAAGGAGCGGTAAATCAACTTGATCCAACTATCGCAATTTCACTAATACAGCCTTTAGAAGGTATAACCATGAAAGTTTATCTTCACACCATGAAACAAGTCAGGCGTGTAGGGCTAGAAGCCTTAATTACCAGCGTATCGGCCATACACCCAGCCTAA
- the maoP gene encoding DUF413 domain-containing protein: MKNLSIRVSQKPFIDRQKFPYGFRKSGDFSIGEADILTGYGKTLLALECGELSPETDDERHFLDFISGKVEAENALERTWAKYVRLSRGKKHFYTLHSSAASNQSDYDEDYSDEAFDVA, from the coding sequence ATGAAAAATTTATCAATTCGCGTTTCTCAAAAACCTTTTATAGATAGACAAAAATTTCCTTATGGCTTTCGAAAATCTGGCGACTTCAGTATTGGTGAGGCAGATATACTAACCGGTTATGGAAAGACCTTACTGGCACTAGAATGCGGGGAGCTATCACCAGAGACAGATGATGAGCGTCACTTTCTAGACTTTATCAGTGGTAAAGTGGAAGCTGAAAACGCTTTAGAGCGCACTTGGGCCAAGTACGTACGCTTATCTCGAGGCAAGAAACACTTCTACACATTACATAGCAGCGCTGCGAGTAACCAATCGGATTACGATGAAGATTACAGCGATGAAGCATTCGATGTAGCCTAA
- a CDS encoding PRC-barrel domain-containing protein: protein MMVSYKQIKHFSIHATDKDIGGVRDILFDDKDFVVRYVVADTNTWLPLSRKVVISPISVTRVDREEETVDVSMTADTLKNSPSIDEHKPVSREFEETLFRYFGYGYYWIGPGAWGDFAHPNQLADPELAAMGKEELDNKPDNHLRACGEISGYEVATQDDNVGHISDFIFDTEGWQIQLLVVDTNNWLPGGKKLAVLPSDIKNIDWSSHNVSVVLTHEGLMARPEVDLDKLGDTAYVEALIANAKLV, encoded by the coding sequence ATGATGGTGTCATATAAACAGATTAAACATTTTTCAATTCATGCTACCGATAAGGACATAGGCGGCGTACGAGATATACTTTTCGACGATAAAGATTTCGTTGTTAGATATGTAGTTGCCGATACAAATACGTGGCTTCCCCTAAGCAGGAAAGTGGTTATTTCACCTATTTCGGTCACACGTGTTGATCGGGAAGAAGAAACCGTTGATGTATCCATGACGGCAGACACGCTTAAAAACAGCCCATCAATTGACGAGCACAAACCAGTTTCAAGAGAATTCGAAGAAACGCTATTTCGTTACTTTGGCTACGGCTATTACTGGATTGGCCCTGGCGCGTGGGGCGATTTCGCTCACCCAAACCAACTAGCCGATCCTGAGTTAGCAGCCATGGGTAAAGAGGAGTTAGATAATAAACCTGACAATCATCTAAGAGCTTGCGGCGAAATCAGTGGTTACGAAGTGGCCACCCAAGACGACAATGTTGGGCACATCAGCGATTTCATATTTGATACTGAAGGTTGGCAAATTCAGTTGTTAGTGGTAGATACAAACAACTGGCTACCGGGTGGTAAAAAGCTTGCAGTACTGCCCTCAGACATCAAGAATATCGATTGGTCTTCACATAATGTCTCGGTCGTCCTAACCCACGAGGGGTTGATGGCTAGACCGGAAGTTGACCTTGATAAATTGGGTGACACTGCATACGTAGAGGCCTTGATAGCGAATGCGAAGCTTGTCTAA
- a CDS encoding ArsR/SmtB family transcription factor — MTDNLAVDNLSVDTSEMAQYTMEAELYLKQLANKTRLMVLCSLVDKELSVTQMLDQVDVSQPVISQHLALLRESKMVATRRDGQTIYYRLADERVKQTIGLLHKFFCAQND; from the coding sequence ATGACTGATAATCTAGCCGTTGATAATCTATCTGTAGATACGAGCGAAATGGCTCAATATACAATGGAAGCTGAGCTCTATCTAAAGCAGTTGGCGAATAAAACCCGTTTAATGGTTCTTTGCTCTTTAGTGGATAAAGAGTTATCTGTTACCCAAATGTTAGACCAAGTAGACGTTTCTCAGCCTGTGATTTCACAACATTTGGCCCTATTAAGAGAATCAAAAATGGTGGCCACACGCCGTGACGGACAAACCATTTACTATCGGCTAGCCGACGAAAGAGTGAAGCAAACTATTGGCCTGCTCCACAAGTTCTTTTGCGCTCAGAACGATTAA
- a CDS encoding rhodanese-like domain-containing protein, with amino-acid sequence MLIDITTRLANIPFPLRCITAKEAMQEISSNHGLLLDVREPAEAASSPVEAALNIPRGVIEMKVIEKCKDAKFPIYIHCASGIRAKLAAEQLMNMGYDNVSVVTCSIGDIKQATDA; translated from the coding sequence ATGTTAATTGATATCACTACTAGACTCGCTAATATCCCTTTCCCGCTACGTTGTATTACGGCTAAAGAAGCGATGCAGGAAATATCTTCTAATCATGGTTTATTACTTGATGTTCGTGAGCCCGCAGAGGCAGCGTCTAGCCCGGTTGAAGCTGCATTAAATATTCCTCGTGGCGTGATAGAGATGAAAGTTATCGAAAAATGTAAAGATGCTAAGTTTCCAATCTATATTCATTGCGCCTCGGGTATTCGCGCCAAATTAGCAGCCGAACAGCTAATGAACATGGGGTATGACAACGTGAGCGTGGTAACCTGTTCAATAGGCGATATTAAGCAAGCCACCGACGCATAA
- a CDS encoding LysR family transcriptional regulator, with amino-acid sequence MLKSTLEQWRMFKAVVDAGGFNQAAALVHKSQSSVHHAVQKLENAIGVVLFENSGRKVKLSPQGELMYRRAAFVLNEAQKLEAVAASLQAGTETLLRIAVDIIFPSDLLYNVLSKVSEEFPLLRIEIEETVLSGANSLLDSGNVDIAISPFPYPGGFSEDLCEIDFAAVAHVNHPLHALDRALTLEDLKSHRQIVVRDSSAERKVDAGWLGADQRWTVSHIRTSVDMISQGLGFAWIPIAIIKKELEEGLLLPLPIDSNSGLRRAMLYLTFEDGDGLGPAARSFIGELRYQSMQLPSADGMLDQCTESLHR; translated from the coding sequence ATGTTAAAATCTACGTTAGAACAATGGCGCATGTTTAAGGCTGTGGTAGATGCTGGAGGCTTCAATCAAGCTGCCGCATTAGTGCACAAGAGCCAATCTAGTGTGCATCATGCGGTTCAAAAGTTAGAAAATGCCATTGGCGTTGTGCTGTTCGAAAACAGTGGTCGTAAGGTAAAATTGTCCCCTCAAGGGGAGTTGATGTATCGTCGAGCAGCGTTCGTTTTGAATGAAGCTCAAAAGTTAGAAGCGGTAGCGGCTAGCTTACAAGCAGGAACTGAAACACTTCTTCGTATCGCCGTTGATATTATTTTTCCATCAGACTTACTCTATAACGTACTAAGCAAGGTGTCTGAAGAATTCCCGCTGCTGCGTATCGAGATTGAAGAAACTGTATTAAGCGGCGCAAACTCCCTACTAGATAGTGGCAATGTCGATATCGCAATTTCACCTTTCCCCTACCCCGGCGGTTTCAGTGAAGATTTATGCGAGATAGACTTTGCCGCGGTAGCACATGTCAACCATCCTCTGCACGCACTCGACCGCGCATTAACATTAGAAGATCTCAAGTCGCATCGCCAAATAGTAGTAAGAGATTCATCGGCTGAACGTAAAGTTGATGCAGGTTGGCTTGGCGCCGATCAGCGCTGGACGGTTAGCCACATTAGAACGTCGGTAGATATGATTTCTCAAGGGCTTGGGTTTGCTTGGATCCCTATCGCTATCATCAAAAAAGAATTAGAAGAAGGGCTGTTGCTGCCGCTTCCAATTGATAGCAACAGTGGGTTACGCCGCGCCATGCTTTATCTTACATTTGAAGATGGTGACGGCCTAGGGCCCGCAGCAAGAAGCTTTATCGGTGAACTTAGATATCAATCGATGCAGCTTCCTTCTGCTGATGGCATGCTTGATCAATGTACAGAGTCTCTGCATCGTTAG